In a single window of the Nicotiana tomentosiformis chromosome 8, ASM39032v3, whole genome shotgun sequence genome:
- the LOC138897970 gene encoding uncharacterized protein yields MAEYWYNISFHYAIQTTPYEALYGRPPPLHLPYIPGESASAEVDNTLINRELKLQLLKHHLRRAHLRMKQQADSHRSNRQFKVGDWVYLKVQPYKQVTISNHSSHKLATKFYGSFQIIKRIGPIAYTLLLPVGVKIDPTVHVSLLKMCHELPSQISYPSVVDLASPYYPDPELILQRRMIKRGNKVVAQILVKWQGLHADAAMWKIATILQTRFSLFDPCGQGSSIGGEY; encoded by the coding sequence ATGGCTGAGTATTGGTACAACATTTCCTTCCATTATGCCATTCAAACTACTCCTTATGAAGCATTGTATGGCAGACCACCCCCCTTGCATTTACCATATATACCAGGAGAATCAGCTTCTGCTGAAGTTGACAACACATTGATAAATAGGGAGCTCAAACTACAGCTACTTAAACATCATCTCAGAAGAGCACATCTTAGGATGAAACAACAGGCAGACTCTCATAGAAGTAATAGACAATTTAAAGTTGGAGACTGGGTATATTTGAAGGTCCAACCATACAAACAAGTAACCATTTCAAATCACTCATCACACAAATTAGCTACAAAATTTTATGGTTCATTTCAGATTATTAAAAGAATTGGTCCAATTGCCTATACTCTATTGCTACCTGTTGGGGTGAAAATTGATCCTACAGTTCATGTTTCCTTGCTGAAAATGTGCCATGAATTGCCCTCACAAATCTCTTATCCCTCAGTTGTTGATTTGGCAAGCCCTTACTACCCTGACCCTGAGTTAATTTTGCAAAGAAGGATGATCAAAAGAGGTAATAAGGTTGTCGCACAGATTTTAGTTAAATGGCAAGGATTGCATGCTGATGCTGCTATGTGGAAAATTGCTACTATTTTACAGACCAGATTTTCATTGTTTGATCCTTGTGGGCAAGGATCTTCTATTGGAGGGGAGTACTAA
- the LOC138897971 gene encoding uncharacterized protein: MVNYEIKDGRVTSVVNGVKVPFDKKELGEILGVPAEGHNDYKKLKWPSLENLPTSLAITRKFGDNEEELEPEAIYKSEMKPPHKVMSEFLLDRVLNGAKTHGIPYGFILMVVLAHFKVPIKKWEVGTSKDHFGANTLTACDYEVQTTPKESGSSKKVPANSKVGSNHTKGFNRRTLSIEEMNDKRVIGMCYFCNEKYVPGHKCKNSKQIYVLEVEEIDEGRDIEEGGIEHTNRYRGSHNFIDPDLVHHLGCKIRSTTPQMVDVANGNMMVDRMYTITWLLQGDEFSAEFLLLPLGSCGVVLGVQWLLTLGDIKMNFRKLTMEFWYKGRNNLLRGAGNQVKVQEARKIAKHTGITSQLCMIQVVPMESASEQWHALKAKEEPKIDVRLTQLLSEYSKLFEEPTELPPSRGVFDHRIVLQCGTEPVNKRPYRYPSMKKDIIEGLVHQMLDQCIIQPSCSPFASPVVLVGENDGTWRLCVDYRDLNKHIVKNKFPIPIVEDLLDKLGGSRIFSNIHLRSGYHQLRMANEDVPKTAFRTHSGHFEYMVMPFGLSNVPAAFQGLMNSVFHKFLRKHVLVFFDDVLIYSSTMEDHLVHLRSVFVEMMKHQLFAKRSKYFFGVHKIEYLGHFVTAEGVSTDPHKIEVVRNWPTPTTLKQLRRFLGLAGYYRRFIKGFGVICKPLTELPRRTISNGHQ; this comes from the exons ATGGTCAATTATGAGATAAAAGATGGTAGGGTCACCAGTGTGGTAAATGGGGTAAAAGTACCTTTTGATAAGAAAGAGTTAGGAGAGATCTTGGGTGTACCTGCTGAAGGGCATAATGATTATAAGAAACTAAAATGGCCAAGTCTAGAGAATCTCCCTACTTCCCTTGCCATTACTAGGAAATTTGGTGACAATGAAGAGGAACTTGAGCCCGAGGCTAtttacaaaagtgagatgaagccaccccacaaAGTGATGTCCGAATTT cttcttgatagggttctaaATGGTGCCAAGACTCATGGCATACCCTATGGCTTTATTCTCATGGTTGTGCTTGCACATTTCAAGGTACCCATCAAAAAATgggaggttggtacaagcaaggatcattttggggcaaatactctgactgcttgtgactatgaagtccaaacCACTCCTAAAGAATctggttcatccaaaaaggtaccaGCGAATAGCAAAGT TGGTTCAAATCATACTAAAGGATTCAATAGAAGGACATTGAGTATAGAAGAAATGAATGACAAGAGGGTAATAGGGATGTGCTACTTCTGCAATGAGAAGTATGTACCTGGGCATAAGTGCAAGAATTCTAAGCAGATATATGTATTGGAGGTAGAAGAAATAGATGAAGGACGTGACATAGAGGAGGGG GGTATTGAACATACTAATCGATACCGGGGTTCACATAATTTCATAGATCCTGATTTGGTTCATCACTTGGGATGTAAGATCAGATCAACTACTCCTCAAATGGTGGATGTTGCTAATGGAAATATGATGGTGGACAGAATGTATACCATCACATGGTTGTTGCAAGGTGATGAGTTTTCAGCAGAATTCTTACTACTACCACTTGGCTCCTGTGGAGTAGTTTTAGGAGTGCAATGGTTGCTGACTCTAGGGGATATAAAAATGAACTTCAGGAAGTTAACTATGGAGTTTTGGTATAAAGGAAGAAATAATCTTCTGAGAGGAGCTGGCAACCAAGTCAAGGTTCAAGAAGCTAGAAAGATAGCCAAACATACAGGTATCACTTCTCAATTATGCATGATTCAAGTAGTGCCTATGGAGAGTGCTAGTGAACAATGGCATGCACTTAAGGCTAAAGAAGAACCTAAAATAGATGTTAGGCTAACACAATTATTATCTGAGTATTCTAAACTGTTTGAAGAACCTACTGAACTACCTCCTTCTAGAGGTGTATTTGACCATAGAATTGTGCTGCAATGTGGTACTGAACCTGTGAATAAAAGGCCCTATAGGTACCCTTCTATGAAAAAAGATATCATTGAAGGTCTAGTACATCAGATGCTCGATCAATGCATCATACAACCTAGTTGTAGTCCCTTTGCATCTCCAGTTGTCTTGGTGGGGGAAAATGATGGTACATGGAGACTTTGTGTGGACTATAGGGATCTGAATAAACATATTGTGAAGAACAAGTTTCCCATCCCAATTGTGGAAGACTTGTTAGATAAATTAGGAGGATCCAGAATCTTTTCTAATATACACTTAAGGTCAGGCTACCATCAACTTAGAATGGCAAATGAGGATGTGCCTAAAACTGCTTTCAGAACTCACTCGGGTCATTTTGAGTACATGGTTATGCCTTTTGGCCTCTCAAATGTTCCTGCAGCCTTCCAAGGATTAATGAACTCTGTTTTTCACAAGTTTCTTAGGAAACATGTGTTGGTTTTCTTTGATGATGTCCTAATCTACAGCAGCACTATGGAAGATCATTTGGTTCACTTAAGGTCTGTCTTTGTGGAGATGATGAAGCATCAATTGTTTGCTAAGAGGAGCAAGTATTTCTTTGGAGTccacaaaattgaatatctaGGCCACTTTGTTACAGCAGAAGGAGTCTCTACTGATCCTCACAAAATAGAAGTTGTGAGGAATTGGCCTACACCAACCACTCTCAAACAGTTGAGAAGATTCTTAGGCCTAGCTGGCTACTACAGGAGGTTTATCAAAGGCTTTGGTGTTATTTGCAAACCATTAACTGAATTGccaagaagaacaatttcaaatggtCACCAGTAG
- the LOC138897972 gene encoding uncharacterized protein translates to MRDRIIGEDYELWDIVIDGPLATIKINAEGVEVPMTRADCIAEDLKKWEKNVKAKNWLVYGLGPDEYSRIQSCTTVKEIWDTLQVAHEGTPHVKRSRETLLYSQYENFTMKEGETIQEIYTRFTTLTNELKSLGRIISEEDRVEKILTRVLQVNQ, encoded by the coding sequence atgagagatcgcatcataggagaagactatgagctatgggacattgtcataGATGGCCCACTGGCTACCATAAAGAtaaatgctgaaggagtagagGTACCAATGACAAGAGCAGATTGCATAGCTGAGGacttgaagaaatgggagaagaatgtcAAAGCCAAAAATTGGCTTGTTTatggacttggtccagatgagtatagcagaatccaaagttgtaccactgtCAAGGAAATCTGGGACACTCTGCAAGTGGCTCACGAAGGAACACCTCATGTGAAAAGGTCCAGAGAAACTCTactgtattctcaatatgagaactttactatgaaggaaggagaaaccattcaaGAGATATACACAAGATTCACTACATTGACAAATGAactaaagtctcttggaaggattatttctgaagaagatagagttgAGAAAATATTGACAAGGGTTCTACAAGTGAACCAATGA